DNA sequence from the Raphanus sativus cultivar WK10039 unplaced genomic scaffold, ASM80110v3 Scaffold2253, whole genome shotgun sequence genome:
AAAAGTTTTCTAATTCATCTATGCTCTTCTACTCTGCCTCAGCAGCTTCTCTCTTTTAACGCTTCACCTCTTCTTGTTTCTGTATCTCTCTCATGATATCTGATCCTTTTAGGATTAATGATTAATAGCAGTTTTGAAGTCCTTGTACACAGCATTATCAGTCTCTTCCTCCTCCagttctcttttcttctctatGCATCAGGCTCCTTCCCAACCATCTAATCCTCCTAAACctcagcttcatcatcctccTGGTCATGACATGAACATTGATCAAAATATGTAGAGCACATCAGCCTCTGTTCTTTTTACAAAAGATAAAGAAGTACCGTTTAAGCtagattttgttttattgttcaGAAATAATACTACACTGAAGATTTTATTCtgattttgtttggtttatacAGTAATGCAAGTGATTCAAATCTATGTCTTGTAAAACACAATTGATATAAGGTTTCTATTAAGTCATTAAAACTATACCTTTCCCATCTCCAGATGAACAGCAGGATGATTTATGATCTAAGAGATTTCTTCATCATCAATATCTATGACTGTGGTCATGACAGAGTTCGACGTGGTCATGGAATTGGTTCCGCCACTAAAAAGAGAGTCAATACTTTATGTAAGTTTCTGTGATTTATAATCCAGAAGACAAACCAGGAGAAGAATGAGaagaacagaggaagaagagaatctTTGAAAAATCCTatcgactctttttttttgtttttctaataaatataaattcaactGTCTACTACTGCAACATAGAGACCATTCATGagtttctattatattttttttttacctctgGCGAAACTGAAGTTGTTTCAGTACCCGTGAATATGTATTGGCATTGCCCAACAAAGATATCATCTCCTCTTTCACTGCATGAAACATCAAACATGAACTATAAGCAAATTAAACTCCCTAAACCTTTGATTAGATGTATGATATCGTCTCATTATCATAGTTAATGAACGAAACAGAATCATCAGTAATGTTTTAGATCAAATGAACTAAACAGAAGAAGAGAACATACAGTACAAAGCTTCTTAGTGCTCTTCGGAGTAATGTTCAGATCATCAGTGTCGCCCATAGAGAAACAGAATCGAGCCACTGTTTAGAGTAATATATGTAAGTATCAGTGAGGAAAACATCACAAGATATTAGAGAtgcattaaaaacaaaattgaacAGTGCAATATAGCAGGGATGAGAAGAAGGGAAATTAAACCATCGAAAGAGAGAGATTGATTATAATGATTGAGGGAGAGGAACTGATGAATACAACATCATGAATCTCACACATTTATAGATTGAAGATTCATACCATGGAAGAAAGAAGTAACCGTGTAAGGAGTGGGAAGGGGGCGTTAGTGAAAGCGTTAATGATAATCATTGAATGAAGAAATCCAGTAACGTCACCGATGAGTAAAAACCATAGACAAAACGACGAAATTGAACTTTGACCACTACATTCAGAAACACCATTGTTACTGGAACTAATCAAAGCATCGAGGATACGATAAACCATGAAGCCTAGAGGAAGACGGCGACATCTCATGGAAACTATAGAGACGACTAAAGGGTCGGTAATAGGCCAACACTCTTTTTCCTGTATAGGCCCATTAGAAATCACATGCAACACGTAACATATGAATAAATAGAAGAAGTCCATCGATGTGAAGTCTAATGAAACAGTGTGTTTTATATGCCTTGACACGTGTCATGCTCTCGGTGCACGAATTATCTAGCTGGAATCCTATGTGTCACAACCTGGAGAGaaaaaaactctattttatatagatagatCTCTTAAACTTGTTACATTAACTAAGTTGACCAatacagaaaaaaatagattagtaCTTAAAAAAGACAGTTggcaaatattttaaattgaacaATTTGCTTAGTTAACCGCCTCTTCTTCTTCGGTCTTGTCTACTTATTCTTCAAGTCTTCTCATCAAATTCTCTCGGTCTTCTCCTTCCTAATTTCTCTTTGCGTTCCACACGATGGAGAACTCAAACAATGCGATGAAGTCAAACGAAGGTCTCAATCTTCCCAAAATCCTAGACCCTTCTTCCACCGATGATACTTCACGATCATCCGTTGACTCGATCATACCCGATCCctcagctcctcctcctcccatcCCTTCCTCCAAggttctctttctctctcacaaTCTATCTAATCCAAATTTTCATTCTTTCATgtaattttagggttttaggtttaagatttgtttttttttctcttcttctgaaATTAGTAGAATGAATGCGCGATTTGCTTGGATGAGATTAAGAAGGGAGATGGAAAGGCGATATTTACAGCAGAGTGCTCTCACTCGTTCCATTTCGATTGTATCACCGCCAACGTGACACAAGGAAACAGAATCTGCCCTCTCTGCAGAACTCAATGGACACAAGTCCCTTCTTCGTTTCTTGATAATAGCCGTCCCCCCTCCCGTTTCCACATCCCTGTCCCCGTCCCTGTTCCCGCTCAAATGGGTTTCGAAGACGACGAGCTTTTACCTCAAGGAGAGGCCCAAATCCAGAGTGATAACAACCAGCAGGATGCTCCTCCTCTAGAGGTTAAACTTCTTCCACAAGTCTCAGCTGTGGCGAAACAGGTCGCTCTGGATGATTTCGCTGTTCTGGTTCATCTCAAGGCGGGTGTCGTCATGAGCGATGTTGATGAGACGCCTTCTCGTGCTCCTCTGGATCTCGTCGCGGTCCTCGACGTGAGCAGCAGCATGGACGGACCCAAAATGGAGCTCTTGAAAAACGCAGTGTGTTTTGTGATTCAGAATCTCGGCGAAACGGACAGGCTCTCTGTCGTTTCCTTCTCCTCCACGGCTCGAAGGCTGTTCCCTCTTAGGCTGATGTCTGAGGCCGGGAAGCAAGCGGCGATCCAGGCTGTTAACTCCTTGGTCGCTAACGGCTGCACTAATATCGCGGAGGGGCTAGAGATCGGCGCCAGGGTGATTGCGGACAGGCGTTGGAGAAACCCTGTTCCGGTGATGATGCTTTTGTCCGATGGGCAGGACAACTTTACTTTTTCTCAGTTTGGTGGTGGGGTCCGTCACGAGACAACAGATTACGAGTCTCTGCTTCCGAGTTCCACCACTAGCGGCGGGGTTCCGATACATACCTTCGGGTTTGGCTCTGATCACGACGCCGAGCTGATGCACGCGATTTCGCGAGTCTCTAGCGGCACGTTCTCGTTTATTGAGACGGAGTCTGTGATTCGCGATGCGTTTGCTCAGTGCATCGGAGGGCTTCTCAGCGTTGTTGTTCTTGAACAAGTTGTTGAGATCGAATGCGTTCATGAGGAGGGACTGAAAATATCTTCTGTTAAATCAGGAAGCTACAGGAACAGTGTATCTTCTGATGGAAGAAGCGCCACGATCAATGTTGGTGACATGTACGCAGAAGAAGAGAGGGACTTCCTCGTGGTTCTTGAGATTCCGTGTTCCCAAAGTGAATCCATGTCGCTGCTCAAGGTGCGATGCGTCTACAAGGATCCCGTTACGAGAGAGACGGTCCGTGTGGAGTCAGGTGAACTAACTATTCAAAGGCCGAACGAGCTAACGGGAGAAGAAGTGGTTTCTATAGAAGTTGATAGACAACGAAACAGGTTCCTTGTTTCGCAAGCTATCTCGGAGGCTAAGGTTTTAGCGGATGGAGGTGATCTGAGCGGGGCAGTGGAGCTTCTTAGGAAGAGTGGAAGGGACTTGGCAGAGACACTGTCATCTAGAGTTTGTGAGTCTTTAACGTTGGAGCTGAGAGCGTTGCAAGAGAAGATGACGAGCGAGAGGATGTACGAGACGTCAGGTAGAGCATACGCATTGTCAACCATGAGCTCTCATTCGGCTCAAAGAGCAACGGCTCGTTACTCTCCAACATGCCCTGCAGTATTCTCGCCAGGACCAGCAGGATATAGCATGCCGTTGCCACAGGATTACCAGACGTCAGCGATGGCTCGTATGGTGACTCGGTCTCAGCAACTGGGGATCCAAAGCCCAACACCGTCTCCTCATGCTCCTAGAGACCAAACctgaatttaacaaaaaaaaaaagactttgaTATAAATGATGGAGAGGGGTTTGCTTGcttgctttgttttatttgatttggtgttttgttttgattactGGTAAGAAAGGTGACTGAGTTGGTTCAGTCActgtttgttttgttgtttctttggTTAAATCGGTTAAAGATTTGTTGTTGCTGAACTACTAAACCAAGAAAGACATGTttgaaaagtaaaaagaaaggaAGCCACGTGTACACAATTTAGGTAAGCTTTTactttagaaaaaagaaaagtaaacaatGCGTGGGGGACCttcaaagaaaaatcaaaataaagttttaattttgatttaactTACATGagaaaaatcaacaaaaaaaaaaagaatcggCTCGGATTCCACCTGAGTTCTCTTCCTCACTGCTTCACTAACGACTCAGAACCTAATCTTCTAATTTTGTCAAAAACTCCGTAAGAGCTCTTCCTTTTAGTCATTCGCGACTATTTACTTTGGAATTTCGTGTATCGTCTTCTTTGTGTTAAtgattgtttagatttttttgatccatttcatttttatttgtttttaaattttgaatctgTGCGATTCTTCCACCGACACGTTTGCAATTGATACTTGCTTGCAGTTCGTATGACTGGTGTGCTTGAATTATGAGCAATTTAGACATTTTAATTGATTATAAGGGTCCTGATTATAATTTAAACCTTTGTTCTGTCTCCTTCGTCTCAGTTAtgtcaattaaataaaaattgaattggttatgtttttttttttttgcagttcgATTTGGAGACTTTGCATTCCGATGGGGACCTTTCACCGGAGGTACACACTTCATTGTTacaatcatttatttttttttgtggagagttttactttattattccttttttttgtttggcaGCGGTGCTCCGAGAAGAAGTAATGAAAATGCAAAGCTTATCATCACGACAATTGTGGCAATGGTGTTTGGTTTTTTCATTGGTATCACTTTACCATCTGTTTCCTTTACTAAGGTATTTACTGTAATGATagttattattttcattttatcttctctttttttttcttctttctgtcATTTTGGTTAAATCTATTTTGTTATTTCTGCAGATTAACTTACCCTCAGGACTTATATCATCTTTTGATCTCTCCCTCTCTGGTGGCGGCAGATCCCCTGAAGACTTTGGTTCTAGACAGTTTCCTAaggtataaaattaataaaagctctctctttttaataattgaAGATTCAATGTGTTTATTTaccatcttcttttttttttttatatgtatcTAGATATTTGTTCCAACCAATCCTCATGGTGCTGAGCTACTCCCTCCTGGTATTATTGTCGCGGAATCAGATTTCTACTTGCGCAGATTATGGGGTGAACCTAGTGAGGTAACTTCTTCTATTCATGTATCATGTTTAATCTTGTACAATTGGAGAACTTACAAACAACCTATGGCAGGAtttgaagaagaaaccaaaataTCTTGTAACGTTTACTGTTGGGTTTGAGCAGAGGAACAATATCAATGCAGCTGTTAAGAAGGTTCCTGCGTTTGCTCTTACCCCCCCACCCAATTCCCTATCATGTCTTTAGTATATAATTCGAGCTTTATTAACACTAAGGTTTGTGGTTTCAGTTTTCTGAAGATTTCCAAATTTTGCTGTTTCACTATGATGGCCGGACGACTGAGTGGGACCAGTTTGAGTGGTCAAAGAAGGCAATCCATATCAGCGCAAAAAAGCAAACGAAATGGTAAGAAAATCTGATGGAGGGTCAGCAGATATATACTCCATTCTTCAAACAGTATTGAAAATTTGTTTGATAGAAACCTCTGgttgtttctgtttttcttcAGGTGGTATGCAAAGAGATTTTTGCATCCTGATGTTGTCTCAGCTTAtgagtatatatttatatgggaTGAAGATCTTGGAGTCGAGCACTTCAACGCAGAAAGGTGAATTATTTGTCTGCAATGGTTGTTGCAGATCCAATGACAGATCTTCACAATTTGTATTGTTATATTTTTCAGGTACATTGAGTTAGTTAAGAAGCATGGTTTGGAGATTTCTCAACCAGGCTTAGAGCCAAACAACGGACTTACATGGGAAATGACAAAGAGGAGAGGTGACCGAGATGTCCACAAGTAggagctctctctctccctcgtTTACTTTTCCTTTGAGTTCAGATCtgtctctaattttttttcgaGTTATGAACAGAGAAACTCAAGAAAAACCAGGATGGTGCAGTGATCCGCATTTACCTCCATGTGCTGCGTGAGACTCTTTAcaatctttctctcttttggcTAAACTCACTAAAGACTGCTTAATCATTTTCGTTAATGGGTTTTACTCCACCTGTAGGTTTGTTGAGATTATGGCTCCGGTATTTTCTAGAGAAGCATGGCGATGTGTCTGGCATATGATTCAGgtttttaattatctaaaaGATCTTTGCTCAGCCTTTTGCTCTTATATCTATAGTCAGTAGAGTTGACAATCACACATCATATTCACATGACTAGCAAATGTGTCTACTTTGGTTTCTCATAAAGTAATCAAAAGGAGTATAGTCCAGTTTTCACAGACCATTATCAGTTTGtgcttttaaaaaaagaatcttGTTTGTTTCTGTTGCAGAATGATCTTGTCCATGGATGGGGTCTTGATTTTGCTCTCAGGCGATGCGTTGAGGTTAGTCCATTGTAAATCCTTTGGAAGCTTTGTTTATGTCAGCAACGCCCcttgttaaaaaaat
Encoded proteins:
- the LOC108862119 gene encoding E3 ubiquitin-protein ligase WAV3, giving the protein MENSNNAMKSNEGLNLPKILDPSSTDDTSRSSVDSIIPDPSAPPPPIPSSKNECAICLDEIKKGDGKAIFTAECSHSFHFDCITANVTQGNRICPLCRTQWTQVPSSFLDNSRPPSRFHIPVPVPVPAQMGFEDDELLPQGEAQIQSDNNQQDAPPLEVKLLPQVSAVAKQVALDDFAVLVHLKAGVVMSDVDETPSRAPLDLVAVLDVSSSMDGPKMELLKNAVCFVIQNLGETDRLSVVSFSSTARRLFPLRLMSEAGKQAAIQAVNSLVANGCTNIAEGLEIGARVIADRRWRNPVPVMMLLSDGQDNFTFSQFGGGVRHETTDYESLLPSSTTSGGVPIHTFGFGSDHDAELMHAISRVSSGTFSFIETESVIRDAFAQCIGGLLSVVVLEQVVEIECVHEEGLKISSVKSGSYRNSVSSDGRSATINVGDMYAEEERDFLVVLEIPCSQSESMSLLKVRCVYKDPVTRETVRVESGELTIQRPNELTGEEVVSIEVDRQRNRFLVSQAISEAKVLADGGDLSGAVELLRKSGRDLAETLSSRVCESLTLELRALQEKMTSERMYETSGRAYALSTMSSHSAQRATARYSPTCPAVFSPGPAGYSMPLPQDYQTSAMARMVTRSQQLGIQSPTPSPHAPRDQT
- the LOC108862127 gene encoding uncharacterized protein LOC108862127 — translated: MRKINKKKKNRLGFHLSSLPHCFTNDSEPNLLILSKTPSIWRLCIPMGTFHRSGAPRRSNENAKLIITTIVAMVFGFFIGITLPSVSFTKINLPSGLISSFDLSLSGGGRSPEDFGSRQFPKIFVPTNPHGAELLPPGIIVAESDFYLRRLWGEPSEDLKKKPKYLVTFTVGFEQRNNINAAVKKFSEDFQILLFHYDGRTTEWDQFEWSKKAIHISAKKQTKWWYAKRFLHPDVVSAYEYIFIWDEDLGVEHFNAERYIELVKKHGLEISQPGLEPNNGLTWEMTKRRGDRDVHKETQEKPGWCSDPHLPPCAAFVEIMAPVFSREAWRCVWHMIQNDLVHGWGLDFALRRCVEPAHEKIGVVDSQWIIHQVIPSLGSQGESEKGKTPWQGVRERCRNEWTMFQNRVAEADKEYMEQQKVKE